In Bradyrhizobium manausense, the sequence GAGCCCATCCAAGGTCACGGCTGGTTGCGGCCATCCACCGCAGATTGTGAAAAAGTGTTGCAGATCAGTCGTCCCGCGCAGAGCACAGACCGTCAAGTCACGACATCGCGACCGCAGGGTGCATATCGCCACGCTTGCCGCGCAGCGGATGCGGGAGGACAATCCGATCACTTCCAAGAATAATCAAACCGGAGGAAACGCGTATGCAAAGCAAAGCTGAGATCGATCAGATTCTGAGCAAGACAAGCGACGCCAAGGAAATTCCCGGCGTTGTTGCGATCGCCGCCAGCGGCAGCGAAGTTCTCTATCAGGGCGCATTCGGCAAGCGCGACCTTTCCAAGCCCGATGCGATGACGGCGGACAGTGTGTTCTGGATCGCCTCGATGACGAAGGCGGTGACATCGGCCGGCGCGATGCAGCTGGTCGAGCAGGGCAAGTTGTCACTTGACGCGCCGATCGGATCCCTGCTGCCCGATCTCGCCAAGCCGCAGGTGCTGGAAGGCTTTGATGCCAAGGGCGAGCCAAAGCTGCGGCCGGCGAAGACCGCGATCACCTTGCGCCAGCTCATGACGCACACCGCCGGCTTCGCCTACAACATGTGGAACGCCGATCTCGCCGTTTACCTGGAGAAGGCCGGCATCCCCCCGATCACCACCTGCCAGAACGCCGCGCTGAAGACGCCTGTCATGACCGATCCCGGCACGCGCTGGGAATACGGCACCAATATCGATTTCATCGGCAAGGCGGTGGAAGCCGTCAGCGGCAAGCGGCTCGATGCTTACTTGCGTGACAATATGTTTGCGCCGCTCGGCATGTCCGACACCGGCTTCAAGATCACCGACGACATGCGCAAGCGTCTCGTCGGCATGCATGCGCGCGGCGAGGATGGCCAGCTTGCCGCAATTCCGTTCGAGCTCGAGCAGAATCCGGAATTCCACATGGGCGGCGGCGGCCTCTATTCGACCGCGGCCGATTACATCAAGTTCACCCAGATGATCCTGAACAAGGGCCGCGGCAACGGCAACCAGGTGCTGAAGCCAGAGACGATCGCCGCCATGAGCCAGAACCAGATGGGCGATCTGAACATGAACCGGCTGGCGACGGCCGCGCCGATGTACACCAACGACGTCGATCTCTACCCGGAGCAGGTGAAGAAATGGGGCCTCAGCTTCATGATCAACACCGCCAAGACTGCGGAGGGCCGCAGCGCCGGCAGCCTCGCCTGGGCGGGCCTTGCCAACACCTATTACTGGATCGACCCGGCGCGCGACGTCACCGGCGTGATCCTGATGCAGCTCTTGCCGTTTGCCGACGCGAAATGCCTGCAGGCATTCGCGGGATTCGAGCGTGGCGTCTATGCCGGGCTCGATGCGGGGAGCGGCAAGAAGGCGGCCTAACCCCTTAGTATGAGGCGCGCGGCGTCGCGCGCCTTCCCGGCAAGGGATAACCTCGTGCCCAAGCGCGATCGGCTTCGGGCACGAGGCAATCATTTCGAGGAGACGACCTTGGCGAACGATCTTGCAGGCAAAGCCGACAGCTACGTTTGCGGCATCTCGGATACGCCGCTGCTCGGTGACACCATCGGTCGCAGCCTCGACCATGCGGTACGGCGCTGGGGGAAGCGCGAGGCGCTGGTCTCGCCCAGCCATGGCGTGCGATGGACCTGGGCGGAGTTCGCCGAGCGCGTCGACGCGCTCGCTGCGGGCTTTCTCGCGCTCGGCCTCGAACGCGGCGAGCGGATCGGCATCTGGTCGCTGAACCGGCCGGAATGGACGCTGACCCAGTTCGCCGCCGCCAAGGCGGGCCTGATCCTGGTGACGATCAATCCCGCCTATCGGCTCAGCGAGCTGGAGTTCGCGCTGAAGAAGGTCGGCTGCGCCGCGATCGTCAGCGCGACGGCGTTCAAGACCAGCAACTACATGGAGATGCTCAATACGCTGCTGCCCGAGTTGGCGA encodes:
- a CDS encoding serine hydrolase domain-containing protein, whose protein sequence is MQSKAEIDQILSKTSDAKEIPGVVAIAASGSEVLYQGAFGKRDLSKPDAMTADSVFWIASMTKAVTSAGAMQLVEQGKLSLDAPIGSLLPDLAKPQVLEGFDAKGEPKLRPAKTAITLRQLMTHTAGFAYNMWNADLAVYLEKAGIPPITTCQNAALKTPVMTDPGTRWEYGTNIDFIGKAVEAVSGKRLDAYLRDNMFAPLGMSDTGFKITDDMRKRLVGMHARGEDGQLAAIPFELEQNPEFHMGGGGLYSTAADYIKFTQMILNKGRGNGNQVLKPETIAAMSQNQMGDLNMNRLATAAPMYTNDVDLYPEQVKKWGLSFMINTAKTAEGRSAGSLAWAGLANTYYWIDPARDVTGVILMQLLPFADAKCLQAFAGFERGVYAGLDAGSGKKAA